A single region of the Marinobacter nanhaiticus D15-8W genome encodes:
- the tnpA gene encoding IS66 family insertion sequence element accessory protein TnpA, producing the protein MRKHRTPEQWQTLVDQQRASGLSAPQFCKQEKIGYASFCNWRKRLSDPSTDESSGPGEADFLDLSSLMGNSPSSGPGWNIVLSLGNGVELRLSQNG; encoded by the coding sequence ATGAGAAAGCACCGTACTCCAGAACAGTGGCAGACCCTGGTTGATCAGCAGCGCGCCAGCGGCTTGTCAGCACCGCAGTTTTGTAAACAGGAGAAGATCGGTTACGCCAGCTTCTGTAACTGGCGCAAGCGCCTGTCCGACCCGTCGACTGATGAGTCGTCAGGTCCCGGTGAAGCCGATTTTCTGGATCTCTCGTCGTTGATGGGCAACTCTCCATCCTCCGGCCCCGGCTGGAACATTGTGCTCAGCCTGGGCAACGGCGTGGAACTGCGGCTGAGCCAGAACGGATGA
- a CDS encoding glutathione S-transferase family protein: protein MIDVYTSPTPNGHKVTVALDEMGVEYNLIPVDLSKGEQKTPDFLRMNPNGRIPVIVDRDNDDFVVFESGAILIYLGEKYGKLYPSDPKVRSRVLQWLMFQMGGVGPMMGQANVFYRYFPEKIQPAIDRYQNECRRLFEVLDSRLAESPYLACDEFTIADIANWTWVRTHKWSGASVEGLVHLNRWLDELGQRPGCQSGVEKPKLERDKEKFIQGARTMVQR, encoded by the coding sequence ATGATCGATGTTTATACCTCCCCCACGCCCAACGGGCATAAGGTAACGGTGGCGCTCGATGAAATGGGCGTCGAGTACAACCTCATTCCGGTGGACCTTTCCAAGGGCGAGCAGAAGACGCCGGACTTCCTCCGAATGAATCCCAATGGCCGCATCCCCGTCATCGTTGATCGCGACAACGACGACTTCGTGGTCTTCGAGTCCGGCGCCATCCTGATCTACCTGGGCGAGAAGTACGGCAAGCTCTACCCCAGCGATCCGAAAGTACGCTCCCGAGTGCTGCAATGGCTCATGTTCCAGATGGGCGGCGTTGGCCCCATGATGGGCCAGGCCAATGTCTTCTACCGCTACTTTCCGGAAAAGATCCAACCCGCCATCGACCGCTACCAGAACGAATGCCGCCGCCTGTTCGAAGTACTCGATTCACGGCTGGCCGAGTCCCCCTACCTCGCCTGCGACGAGTTCACCATCGCCGACATCGCCAACTGGACCTGGGTGAGAACCCATAAATGGTCGGGCGCTTCGGTGGAAGGATTGGTCCACCTGAACCGTTGGTTGGACGAGTTGGGGCAGCGGCCTGGCTGTCAGAGTGGGGTTGAGAAACCGAAGTTAGAGCGGGATAAGGAGAAGTTTATTCAGGGGGCGAGGACGATGGTGCAGCGTTAA
- a CDS encoding glutathione S-transferase family protein, whose translation MKIYETKTAPNPRRVRMFLAEKGLLDEVEFVQIDLQKGENLTPEYAAMNPMKKVPVLQLDDGTSIAETMAICRYFEELHPDTTPLLGEDAIGKAHVEQWLRWIEFYLFLPTGMCFQHTTGYFKDRMNPIKEWGEECGKNVEKFFHFLDKHLADHEYICGDTFTAADINAFTTVAFNKVNDIRIKPEQTHLQAWFDRIKARPSAQV comes from the coding sequence ATGAAGATCTACGAAACCAAGACTGCCCCGAATCCCCGTCGCGTACGCATGTTCCTGGCCGAGAAAGGACTGCTGGACGAGGTCGAGTTCGTCCAGATCGACCTGCAGAAAGGCGAGAACCTCACCCCCGAATACGCCGCCATGAACCCCATGAAGAAAGTTCCGGTGCTTCAGCTCGACGACGGCACTAGCATCGCCGAGACCATGGCCATCTGCCGCTATTTCGAGGAACTGCACCCGGATACGACACCGCTGCTGGGTGAAGACGCTATCGGCAAAGCCCACGTCGAGCAATGGCTGCGCTGGATCGAGTTCTATCTGTTCCTGCCCACGGGCATGTGCTTTCAGCACACCACCGGCTATTTCAAGGATCGCATGAATCCGATCAAGGAATGGGGTGAGGAGTGCGGCAAGAATGTCGAGAAGTTCTTCCACTTCCTGGACAAGCATCTGGCAGACCATGAATATATCTGCGGCGACACCTTCACCGCGGCGGATATCAACGCCTTCACCACGGTTGCCTTCAACAAGGTCAACGACATCCGTATCAAGCCGGAACAGACGCACTTGCAGGCCTGGTTTGACCGCATCAAAGCCCGCCCGTCCGCCCAGGTGTAA
- a CDS encoding alpha/beta fold hydrolase — protein sequence MHWILLRGLTREHAHWGVLPERLRDAFPQHKFHAVDLPGTGTRFRETSPWTVPAIREAVQKQVGHIPGPFGLIALSMGAMIAVDWAQHARSGEIQHLILINTSSGFNRPWHRLKPRTWPTLLRLLTLRDLREREAQVVALTSNRQLNPATVQRWYSIQAQRPVSASNAMRQLTAAARYRPMKERPMPEALLLASKGDRIVDWRCSEALAERWQWTMRLHPDAGHDLPLDDPDWLIGEITRYINGTQVAA from the coding sequence ATGCATTGGATCTTGTTGCGTGGCCTGACCCGCGAGCATGCGCATTGGGGTGTCTTGCCCGAACGCCTGCGCGATGCCTTTCCTCAACATAAGTTTCACGCTGTCGACCTGCCAGGTACGGGCACCCGCTTTCGGGAAACAAGTCCCTGGACCGTGCCGGCCATTCGCGAAGCGGTGCAAAAGCAGGTGGGCCACATCCCCGGTCCATTTGGTCTGATTGCCCTGTCCATGGGCGCGATGATTGCGGTGGACTGGGCTCAGCACGCCCGCTCCGGTGAAATCCAGCACCTCATCCTTATCAATACCAGCAGTGGATTCAACCGCCCCTGGCATCGCCTCAAGCCCAGGACCTGGCCCACCCTGCTGCGGCTGCTGACCCTGCGTGACCTGCGGGAGCGCGAAGCCCAGGTGGTGGCGCTCACATCGAATCGCCAACTCAATCCGGCGACGGTGCAACGCTGGTATAGCATCCAGGCCCAGCGCCCGGTTTCCGCTTCGAATGCAATGCGTCAACTCACGGCAGCCGCACGCTATCGGCCGATGAAGGAACGGCCCATGCCGGAGGCCTTGCTGTTGGCCAGCAAGGGCGACCGTATTGTCGACTGGCGCTGCAGCGAAGCGCTGGCAGAACGGTGGCAATGGACAATGCGCCTGCACCCCGACGCGGGCCATGACTTACCCCTGGACGACCCCGATTGGCTCATCGGAGAGATCACCCGTTATATCAACGGCACGCAAGTCGCCGCTTGA
- a CDS encoding M14 family zinc carboxypeptidase, with product MTELRDLTPHAAIPLEQSTRDRRQRRLLRDYLPEMVSLERMLAEASERVQARVIERVALKEVTLPLYRVDIGSEAPDVPVLLLVGGVHGLERIGAQVTLAWLQSLLNRLTWDREMQDLLSRIRITLLPILNPGGMFLNQRSNPNGVDLMRNAPIEAQGASTFLLGGQRVSRRLPWYTGTPEKGMEPENVALEAVIRELLPGRPFSVALDCHSGFGWQDQIWFPYAYRRRPMRRIASVMALKLLWEQAYPNHTYAFEPQSRHYLTHGDLWDYFYKEVNRKGEGAFIPLTLEMGSWRWIRKRPRQLLRLEGLFNPMVPHRHQRVLRSHLSFIDFLMRAAANHENWLPAKAQEPMLREAAIMHWYREQG from the coding sequence ATGACAGAACTGCGGGACCTCACGCCTCACGCGGCCATTCCGTTGGAGCAATCGACCCGTGACCGTCGCCAGCGTCGGTTGTTGCGCGACTACCTGCCGGAAATGGTTTCCCTCGAGCGCATGCTGGCCGAAGCATCCGAGCGGGTACAGGCTCGGGTGATAGAGCGTGTCGCCCTGAAAGAGGTGACGTTGCCTCTTTACCGGGTGGACATCGGCAGCGAGGCGCCGGACGTGCCGGTCCTGCTACTGGTGGGTGGCGTCCATGGCCTTGAGCGTATCGGTGCCCAAGTCACCTTGGCGTGGCTGCAAAGCCTGCTCAATCGACTGACCTGGGATCGTGAGATGCAGGACCTGCTCTCGCGTATCCGCATCACCCTGCTGCCGATCCTCAATCCCGGTGGCATGTTCCTCAACCAGCGCAGTAATCCCAATGGTGTGGACCTCATGCGCAACGCGCCGATCGAGGCTCAAGGCGCCAGCACCTTCCTGCTCGGTGGGCAGCGGGTTTCGCGTCGTTTGCCCTGGTACACCGGCACGCCGGAGAAGGGGATGGAGCCGGAAAACGTCGCGCTTGAAGCGGTGATCCGTGAACTCTTGCCTGGCCGGCCGTTCAGTGTGGCGCTCGACTGCCACTCGGGATTCGGCTGGCAGGACCAGATTTGGTTTCCCTACGCCTACCGGCGCCGGCCCATGCGCCGCATCGCGTCGGTGATGGCGCTAAAGCTGCTTTGGGAGCAGGCTTACCCCAATCATACCTATGCCTTCGAGCCGCAATCCCGCCATTACCTGACCCACGGCGACCTCTGGGACTACTTCTACAAAGAGGTCAATCGCAAGGGTGAGGGCGCCTTTATCCCGCTGACGCTGGAGATGGGGTCCTGGCGCTGGATCCGCAAACGGCCGCGCCAGCTCCTGCGGTTGGAGGGGCTGTTCAACCCGATGGTCCCCCATCGTCATCAGCGGGTGCTACGCTCTCATCTGAGCTTTATCGACTTCCTGATGCGGGCGGCGGCCAATCATGAAAACTGGTTGCCAGCCAAGGCTCAGGAGCCCATGCTCAGGGAGGCGGCTATCATGCACTGGTATCGCGAACAGGGATGA
- a CDS encoding antibiotic biosynthesis monooxygenase family protein, whose translation MIAVIFELEPRAGYEDRYFSLAADLKPVLETVEGFISVERFQSLNAPGRYLSLSFWEDEAAVQRWRNQEAHRGAQRAGRESIFAHYRLRVAHVMRDYGLTEREQAPSDSRSFHVMPFHAMKRQAKT comes from the coding sequence ATGATTGCCGTCATCTTCGAACTGGAACCACGGGCAGGGTATGAGGACCGGTATTTCTCACTGGCAGCCGATCTGAAACCGGTGCTGGAAACCGTTGAGGGCTTTATCTCCGTCGAACGCTTCCAGAGTCTCAATGCACCTGGCCGCTACCTGTCGTTGTCGTTCTGGGAGGACGAAGCTGCCGTTCAGCGCTGGCGAAATCAGGAGGCGCACCGCGGCGCCCAACGGGCCGGCCGCGAGTCTATCTTCGCGCATTATCGGCTACGCGTAGCGCACGTGATGCGCGATTACGGTTTGACGGAGCGCGAACAGGCGCCGTCCGATAGCCGGAGCTTCCATGTCATGCCCTTTCATGCCATGAAGAGGCAGGCGAAGACCTGA
- a CDS encoding NIPSNAP family protein has protein sequence MAITCFIEYRLDPFKLNDFLAYAQRWGEIIPACGGELVGYFMPYEGTNNIAYGLISFASLAAYEAYRARLKTDEAGRENFLFAQEQMFILEERRTFLTPVPGTLHKLPVGSDVHLEAGQ, from the coding sequence ATGGCTATAACCTGCTTTATCGAATACCGCCTCGATCCTTTCAAGCTGAACGACTTCCTCGCCTATGCCCAACGCTGGGGCGAGATCATTCCCGCCTGTGGAGGTGAGCTGGTGGGTTACTTCATGCCGTACGAGGGCACCAATAACATCGCCTATGGTCTGATCAGCTTTGCGTCGCTGGCCGCATATGAAGCCTATCGGGCTCGTTTGAAGACGGACGAGGCCGGTCGCGAGAATTTTCTCTTTGCCCAGGAGCAAATGTTCATTCTCGAGGAACGGCGTACCTTCCTGACACCCGTGCCCGGTACGCTGCACAAGCTGCCGGTCGGGTCCGATGTCCATCTGGAGGCGGGACAATGA
- a CDS encoding ArsR/SmtB family transcription factor, translated as MTMKPTLAPEPDITDVAALVGEPARARMMMALMGGQALTASELAVEADITAQTASSHLARLVEGHLLNVRKQGRHRYFQISRPAVAELLESLLNLSVRAGPQRITPGPSDPQLREARICYDHLAGRWSVALYDTLHSEKLLVEAHGTAVLTEKGATFFRDRGANIDQLHRHRRPICRACLDWSERRHHLAGALGQWLLDDILSRGWARKDLDSRIVRFSASGLARFRNHYLLAD; from the coding sequence ATGACGATGAAACCCACCCTGGCACCGGAGCCGGATATCACCGACGTCGCCGCGCTGGTTGGCGAACCGGCACGTGCCCGCATGATGATGGCCCTGATGGGCGGCCAGGCGCTGACAGCGAGCGAGCTGGCCGTGGAAGCCGATATCACGGCGCAGACCGCCAGCAGCCATCTGGCCAGACTGGTCGAGGGCCACTTGCTCAACGTTCGCAAACAGGGACGCCACCGCTACTTCCAGATCAGCCGGCCAGCGGTCGCGGAACTCCTCGAATCCCTGCTCAACCTGTCTGTTCGTGCAGGGCCACAGCGCATCACCCCCGGACCCAGTGACCCGCAGCTTCGGGAGGCGCGCATCTGCTATGACCACCTGGCCGGGCGCTGGAGCGTTGCGCTATACGATACCCTGCACTCGGAGAAACTACTGGTTGAAGCGCATGGCACCGCGGTACTGACTGAAAAGGGGGCTACTTTTTTCAGGGATAGGGGCGCCAATATCGATCAACTGCACCGACATCGGCGGCCCATATGTCGCGCTTGTCTGGACTGGAGCGAACGCCGCCATCATCTGGCCGGCGCACTCGGTCAATGGTTGCTGGACGATATCCTGTCCCGCGGTTGGGCCCGAAAAGATCTGGATTCCCGTATCGTCCGCTTCAGCGCCTCGGGTCTGGCGCGCTTCAGAAACCACTATCTGCTTGCCGATTGA
- a CDS encoding GNAT family N-acetyltransferase, with protein sequence MRIRKASLHDAPQIARLATELGYRSTAVDINERLDLLMGRADRYIAVADAGDEKILGWIAVEKRLLLESGEKAEIVGLIVTEQSARQGVGAALLKAAEKWAASRGLDLIAVRSNTERNAAHPFYEAQGYERRKTQHVYLKSLKPTDH encoded by the coding sequence ATGCGCATCCGCAAAGCCTCGCTGCACGACGCCCCCCAGATCGCACGTTTGGCCACTGAACTGGGCTACCGTTCCACCGCTGTGGACATCAACGAACGACTGGACCTGTTGATGGGCCGCGCAGACCGCTACATCGCTGTTGCGGATGCCGGGGATGAAAAGATACTGGGCTGGATCGCGGTGGAAAAACGTCTGCTGCTGGAATCCGGCGAGAAAGCCGAGATCGTCGGGCTGATCGTCACCGAGCAGAGTGCACGCCAGGGCGTGGGCGCCGCGCTGCTCAAGGCAGCGGAGAAATGGGCAGCCAGCCGGGGGCTCGATCTTATCGCGGTCCGCTCGAACACCGAACGCAACGCGGCTCACCCCTTTTACGAGGCCCAGGGCTACGAACGCCGCAAGACCCAGCACGTCTATCTCAAATCCCTCAAGCCAACCGATCACTGA
- a CDS encoding nitroreductase family protein, with product MDTKERFLKLPHPTHDSQVPLETALASRRSCRAFDRRIVPLQALSQLLWAGQGIDTQTRKRPAPSAKQHYPLTLHAVAHHVSKLSIDVYRYNPGNHSLSPTGLGDLRSTLQGYVLEDQPWLGEAPLMIAVSADIDGMDAAFAEQPPLGRGARYAYIEAGAVAQNIQLQACALEMGSVLAGAFDDGAVAEALMLPGGHLPVGLVCLGYPHG from the coding sequence ATGGATACGAAGGAACGTTTCCTGAAACTGCCCCACCCTACCCATGACAGCCAGGTACCGCTGGAAACCGCGCTGGCCTCCCGACGCAGCTGCCGGGCGTTCGACCGGCGTATCGTTCCGCTTCAGGCCCTATCCCAGCTGCTTTGGGCGGGCCAGGGTATCGATACGCAGACCCGCAAACGCCCAGCGCCCTCGGCGAAGCAGCACTACCCCCTAACGCTGCATGCCGTCGCTCACCACGTCAGCAAACTCTCCATTGACGTCTATCGCTACAACCCGGGCAATCACAGTTTGTCGCCCACCGGATTGGGCGACTTACGTTCCACCTTGCAGGGATACGTGCTGGAAGACCAGCCCTGGCTCGGCGAAGCGCCGCTAATGATTGCGGTCAGTGCGGATATCGATGGGATGGATGCGGCGTTCGCCGAACAACCGCCGCTGGGACGGGGCGCTCGGTACGCCTACATCGAAGCGGGAGCAGTAGCGCAGAATATCCAGCTCCAGGCCTGCGCGCTGGAAATGGGTTCGGTGCTGGCGGGGGCGTTTGATGACGGGGCCGTTGCAGAAGCGCTCATGCTACCGGGAGGACATCTTCCCGTTGGGCTGGTCTGTTTGGGCTATCCTCACGGCTAG
- a CDS encoding methyl-accepting chemotaxis protein — protein MGFFQRLRIRSRLLIAILVPVLLTAAVVAWITTIQLKTNGEAEIQRLRENLIETHKTGLKHIVEAARTAIDADYSSTSLDEQDAKTRVRDTIRSMGFGDKNYIFAYTDDSYNLAFRPKPSAEGYVKDSTPQTKALLKALFDAGRNGGGFYAYERKNPATGEVEPKISYSLVLDKWNWVIGTGVYVTSVDKTVAAAEAQISKNINAALASILAVTGIVVLIAIVFGILVGRTVTQPLATVSRTMQEIAEGEGDLTQRLPDNGHDELAELGRRFNAFVTKIQKTIRDVGDTTHQVASAAEELSRVAEETRRSVQVQGSETDQIASAINEMAATIHQISKNANEVQSAGADADRLAKEGGQTMSASQRSVRDLSENIVKSAEAIEALAARSDEIQSVLDVIHEVTDQTNLLALNAAIEAARAGEHGRGFAVVADEVRQLARRSGESAGQIRTMIDGFIAESRSAVETMRASQDLSDGTVERIDHATTALNTIERSVDEIHDQVTQIATAAEQQSQVAEEINQNVIRIVEAAQHSDEGVTQTNEASHELAQLSEQLRALVSQFKV, from the coding sequence ATGGGTTTCTTTCAACGATTGCGTATCCGTTCACGCCTGCTCATCGCCATCCTGGTTCCCGTATTGTTAACGGCGGCCGTGGTGGCATGGATCACTACCATTCAATTGAAAACCAACGGCGAGGCTGAAATCCAGAGACTGCGGGAAAATCTGATCGAGACCCACAAGACCGGACTCAAGCACATCGTCGAAGCCGCACGCACGGCGATCGATGCCGACTACAGCAGTACCTCGCTTGACGAACAGGACGCCAAAACCCGCGTGCGCGATACCATTCGCTCCATGGGGTTCGGCGACAAGAACTATATCTTCGCCTACACGGATGACTCCTATAACCTCGCCTTCCGCCCTAAACCCAGCGCCGAAGGCTATGTGAAAGACAGTACGCCGCAAACAAAGGCCCTGCTCAAGGCCTTGTTCGACGCGGGCCGTAACGGTGGCGGCTTCTACGCTTACGAGCGCAAGAACCCCGCCACAGGGGAAGTCGAACCCAAGATTTCCTATTCACTGGTCCTGGACAAGTGGAACTGGGTCATTGGTACCGGTGTTTACGTCACCAGTGTCGATAAGACGGTCGCAGCGGCCGAAGCCCAGATTTCGAAAAATATTAATGCCGCACTGGCCTCGATTCTCGCGGTGACCGGCATCGTCGTTCTCATTGCCATCGTGTTCGGGATATTGGTCGGTCGTACTGTGACCCAACCACTGGCAACGGTAAGTCGCACCATGCAGGAGATCGCCGAGGGTGAAGGCGACCTCACCCAGCGTCTGCCGGACAACGGCCACGATGAACTGGCTGAACTGGGCCGACGGTTCAACGCCTTTGTCACCAAAATCCAGAAAACGATCCGTGACGTCGGCGATACCACCCACCAAGTCGCATCGGCTGCCGAAGAGCTCAGCCGTGTTGCGGAAGAAACGCGCCGTTCGGTGCAGGTGCAGGGTTCGGAAACCGACCAGATCGCCTCGGCCATCAACGAAATGGCCGCCACCATCCATCAGATTTCGAAGAACGCCAATGAAGTCCAGTCCGCGGGCGCTGATGCAGACAGGTTGGCCAAAGAAGGCGGCCAGACCATGTCAGCCTCCCAGCGTTCGGTTCGCGACCTCTCTGAAAACATTGTGAAAAGCGCCGAAGCCATCGAAGCGTTGGCGGCCCGTAGTGACGAGATTCAGTCCGTACTCGATGTCATTCACGAAGTGACCGACCAGACCAATTTGCTTGCATTGAACGCAGCGATCGAAGCCGCCCGAGCCGGCGAACACGGTCGCGGATTTGCGGTCGTTGCCGATGAAGTCCGTCAGCTTGCAAGACGTAGCGGTGAGTCTGCCGGCCAAATCAGGACGATGATTGACGGCTTCATCGCAGAATCCCGCAGTGCGGTCGAAACGATGCGTGCGTCACAGGATTTGTCTGACGGCACCGTGGAGCGCATTGACCACGCGACAACCGCACTGAATACGATTGAACGCTCGGTGGATGAAATCCACGACCAGGTCACCCAGATCGCTACTGCGGCAGAGCAGCAAAGTCAGGTTGCAGAGGAGATCAACCAGAACGTCATTCGGATAGTCGAGGCTGCCCAACACAGCGATGAGGGTGTAACCCAAACCAACGAAGCGAGCCATGAGCTGGCCCAGCTCAGTGAACAGCTGCGGGCACTCGTCAGCCAGTTCAAGGTCTGA
- a CDS encoding NnrU family protein, whose protein sequence is MTVLILGLIIFLGVHSLSIFAEPWRDRMVTRLGEGPFKGLYSLVALVGLVMVIWGYGLARLEPSVLYTPPMWLRHLAMVLLIPVFPLLFATYLPGRIQRATKHPMLIAVKLWALAHLLANGMLADVLLFGGFLVWAVADRISLKRRVPRDKPELPHKSMNDIVAIAGGLVVYALFVVWLHQALIGVAPVAM, encoded by the coding sequence ATGACCGTACTGATCCTGGGACTGATCATTTTCCTCGGCGTACATTCGCTGTCGATTTTCGCTGAGCCCTGGCGCGATCGCATGGTTACACGTTTGGGTGAGGGACCCTTCAAGGGCCTTTATTCATTGGTCGCGTTGGTTGGACTGGTGATGGTGATCTGGGGCTACGGTCTCGCGAGGCTGGAGCCCAGTGTGCTCTACACACCCCCCATGTGGTTGCGCCATTTGGCGATGGTGCTGCTGATCCCCGTATTCCCGTTGCTGTTTGCCACTTATTTGCCAGGCCGGATCCAGCGGGCGACGAAGCATCCGATGCTGATTGCCGTGAAACTGTGGGCGCTGGCTCATCTTCTGGCCAACGGCATGCTCGCCGATGTGTTGCTGTTTGGTGGTTTCCTGGTCTGGGCTGTCGCCGACCGGATATCGCTGAAACGGCGCGTGCCGCGCGACAAGCCAGAGCTGCCGCACAAGTCCATGAACGACATCGTCGCGATTGCGGGGGGACTGGTGGTTTACGCGTTATTCGTGGTGTGGCTACATCAGGCACTGATCGGGGTGGCGCCTGTGGCGATGTAA
- a CDS encoding YebC/PmpR family DNA-binding transcriptional regulator, with protein MGRAYQNRKDSMAKTANAKTKVYSKYGREIYVSAKQGGPDPDGNLSLRSLIDRAKKDQVPTHVIERAIEKAKGGGGEDYSAARYEGFGPGNCMVIVDCLTDNPNRTFGDVRVCFTKTKSKIGTPGSVSHMFDHCAILAFAGDDEEAVLEALMESDVDVTDIENEEGRITVFAPNTEYAKAKQALTEAFGDIDFDVDEIQFLPQTTTPVTGEDVEMFDKFLDMLNDLDDVQNVYHNAEVQ; from the coding sequence ATGGGCAGAGCCTACCAAAACCGCAAAGATTCCATGGCCAAGACGGCCAACGCCAAAACCAAGGTCTACAGTAAGTACGGGCGTGAGATCTACGTCAGCGCCAAGCAGGGCGGTCCCGATCCGGATGGCAACCTGTCACTGCGCAGCCTGATCGACCGGGCCAAGAAAGACCAGGTGCCGACCCACGTGATCGAACGCGCGATTGAAAAGGCCAAGGGCGGCGGTGGCGAGGATTATTCCGCGGCGCGCTACGAGGGCTTCGGTCCCGGCAACTGCATGGTCATCGTCGACTGCCTGACCGACAACCCCAACCGTACCTTCGGTGATGTGCGCGTCTGCTTTACCAAGACCAAGAGCAAGATCGGCACCCCGGGTAGCGTCAGCCACATGTTTGATCACTGCGCCATCCTGGCCTTTGCCGGCGATGATGAAGAGGCTGTGCTTGAGGCGTTGATGGAATCCGATGTGGACGTGACCGACATCGAGAACGAAGAAGGCCGGATTACGGTGTTCGCCCCCAATACAGAATACGCCAAGGCCAAGCAGGCGCTGACCGAGGCCTTCGGCGACATCGATTTCGACGTGGACGAGATCCAGTTCCTGCCTCAGACCACCACGCCGGTCACCGGTGAAGACGTGGAGATGTTCGACAAGTTCCTGGACATGCTCAACGACCTCGACGACGTCCAGAACGTCTACCACAACGCCGAGGTCCAGTAA
- a CDS encoding benzoate/H(+) symporter BenE family transporter has translation MAIPDSIKDLSLSHVTAGFVAVLVGFSSSVVIILQAAESAGANAAQVSSWIWALGLGMGLTSAGLSLYFKEPVLTAWSTPGAALLVTSLSGFSLEQATAAFIFAALLTIVVGWTGWFERILKHLPQSLAAAMLAGILFQFGLDAFVALEGSFLLVGLMLVTYVISRQLLPRYAILLVLAVGMLVAGLQGRLHWDGLELAFAEPQFVWPDFSLPVLISVGVPLFIVTMTSQNVPGLAVLRANGFRTPLSPVLTVTGVATLLLAPFGGYAFNLAAITAAICMGEEAGEKKSARYLAAVCAGVVYILVGLFGATVVALFAAFPKAFVVALAGLALLGTIGNSLHAALDDTEGREAALITFLVTVSGVTLWGVGAAFWGLVAGLLVRLVMNLGLQKTAIKK, from the coding sequence GTGGCCATTCCCGATTCGATTAAAGACCTTTCGCTGTCACATGTGACCGCTGGCTTCGTGGCGGTTTTGGTGGGTTTCAGCAGTTCCGTGGTGATTATCCTCCAGGCGGCGGAGAGCGCGGGTGCCAACGCAGCGCAGGTCAGTTCGTGGATCTGGGCCTTGGGGTTGGGTATGGGGCTGACCAGTGCTGGCCTCTCGCTGTATTTCAAGGAGCCGGTATTGACCGCCTGGTCGACGCCAGGTGCGGCGCTGCTGGTAACCAGTCTGTCGGGATTCTCTCTGGAACAAGCAACCGCCGCTTTCATCTTTGCTGCGCTACTGACGATTGTCGTCGGCTGGACAGGCTGGTTCGAACGCATCCTCAAACATCTGCCCCAATCCCTCGCGGCAGCCATGCTCGCGGGCATCCTGTTCCAGTTCGGGCTCGATGCGTTCGTGGCTCTGGAGGGGAGCTTTCTGCTGGTGGGCCTGATGCTGGTGACCTATGTGATCAGCCGGCAACTGCTGCCTCGATACGCGATCCTGCTGGTGCTGGCTGTGGGAATGCTGGTTGCGGGACTGCAGGGGCGACTGCACTGGGACGGACTTGAGCTGGCGTTCGCGGAGCCGCAGTTCGTCTGGCCGGATTTCTCGCTACCGGTGCTGATCAGCGTCGGCGTACCGCTGTTCATCGTCACCATGACCTCCCAGAATGTTCCGGGCCTGGCTGTGCTGCGAGCCAACGGCTTCCGCACGCCGCTGTCGCCTGTATTGACAGTGACCGGTGTGGCCACCTTGCTCCTAGCGCCATTTGGTGGCTATGCCTTCAACCTTGCCGCAATCACCGCGGCCATCTGCATGGGCGAAGAGGCCGGGGAGAAAAAATCAGCCCGCTACCTGGCGGCCGTTTGCGCCGGTGTGGTCTATATCCTCGTAGGTTTGTTTGGCGCGACGGTCGTGGCGCTCTTTGCCGCGTTCCCGAAAGCGTTTGTCGTGGCCCTCGCCGGGCTGGCGTTGCTGGGTACTATCGGAAACAGCCTGCATGCCGCCCTGGACGATACCGAGGGGCGGGAAGCGGCACTGATTACCTTCCTCGTTACCGTGTCCGGAGTCACGCTGTGGGGCGTAGGGGCTGCTTTCTGGGGTCTGGTCGCCGGTTTACTGGTACGGCTTGTCATGAACCTCGGGTTACAGAAAACGGCCATTAAAAAATAG